TTGGACAGCAGTTGCGCGTCGGCATTGCCCTCCGCGAGCAGTTGTTCGGAGTCCTGGGTGGAACTGGCCAGCACCAGGCGATTGGGAATCTGGTTGAGCGCGGTGCGGATCTTCTGCCCGCCACCGGACACCGACTGCGACGCCAGCAGCGTGTGCACCCCGAAGGCGCGGCCCTGCCGGATGATTCGATCGAGCAGTCCCGCGCCCCGGGTCGCGGTGGCGTCGTCCTGCTCGAGCAGCATGTGGAACTCGTCGATGATCAGCACGATGCGCGGCATCGGCTCGCCGGTGCTCTGCCGGTAGCGCCCGATCTCCATCTGTCCCTGCCCGGCGTTCTTGAACAACGCGGCGCGCCGGGCGATCTCGCTGTCCAGGCTCTCCAACACGCTGATGCCGAAGTCCCGGTTCGTCTCGATCGCAACGACTTTGGCGTGCGGCAGGCCCGGCGTAGCGTACGGCTTGAACTCGACGCCCTCCTTGAAATCGATCAGGTAGAACTCGACCTCGGCCGGCGAGTACTGCAGCGCGATCCCGAGGATGATCGAGTGCAGCAGCACCGATTTGCCCGAGCCGGTCCGCCCGCCGATCAGAGCGCTCGACAGTGCGCCCGAGTCCAGGCGGAGCTCGGCGACGTCGGTGGCGCCCATCCGGCCGAAGCGCGCGACGACCCGATCGTCGACGCTCGACTGCCACCAGGTCGCCGGGTCGTGCGGATCGGCGATGAGTTCCGGTGCCTGCGTGCCCCTGGCCACCGCGCGTTCCATCGCCTGTACCGCGAGCTCGTGCACGCGTTTGGGCGCGACCTGGGTGTCACCCGAGGTCGCGAGGCTGCGTTCGATATGGGCCAGCACCTCGGCCCGGACCTGATCCGACGGCAGCGGATACGGGCGCAGCCGCCAGTCCAGTTCGCCGCGGGTGACGTACTGGGCCGGTCGCACGCCCGTAGGCAGTTGCAGCCGCGCCACCAGCCCGGTGTCCTGGCGTCCGGTGAACGCGGTCGCGAGCGAATCGAGCGAGGTGGTGGCGGAATCGGTGGTGGCGGCGATCAAGACCCCCGCGCGGCGGCCGACGGTCGCCAGGCGTTCGAGGCGTTTGAGCGACTCGTCGTCGTACATCCGGCCGTCGCGGGTGAACGCGTGCGGATGATCGAACAGCAGCAGCAACCGGTAAGGCTCGGCGACCTCGCCCGCGGCCCGGTTGTAGGCGGTCAGGGTTTCGTGTGTGCCCTGCAGGTACTTCTGTGTGACGAAAGCGACGTGGTTCTCCAGCTCGGTGAGCAGCTCGTTGACATTGTGTGAGCCCCATACCTTCTGGCCGTAGATCTTCTCGCCCGCCTCGCCGACGCCGTAGAGGAAGTTCATCGACGCGCCGACCTTCATGGGATCGACCACATCGATCTTCAACCGGCCCGCGGGCAGTGTCGCGAGCATGTCCAAGGTCAGGTTCTCCACGACCGCAGTCGAATCCGTGACGATCCCGCCGGTGTCGTCCAGATCGAGCAGCACCGGGATCGGTGGCGTCGACTCCTCCAGCGGAAGGGTGAAAGTGTGTTCGTGTTTTCCGCCCGGCGGTGCCGGGACCGTCAGCTCGGTGTGGATGCGCGCCTGCGTCAGCCGAATCAGCCCTAGCGGGAAGACCATTCGGGTCGGCGGGGACGGCGCGATGGTGGTCGCGTCCGCGACCGCCTGCCAGACGGGCGTGGCCTCGCCGGGGCACGGGGTGATCGCACCGAGTTCGACGGCGACATACTGATCGGTCATGCGCGTGATCGCGACGCTCATCTGCCTGCGGAACTGGGCGAAGACGTCGGTGAACAACTTGGCGGTCTTGTGCTGCGCGGTCAGTTCGGCGTCGCGGACCGCGGCGTCGTAGCGGCCGAGCACGGTCGCGGCGGTGTCGATCAGCTCCCGGCGTTGCTGCGCGCGGCCGTTCGACGTCACCCGGATCCCCGCGCCGCGCACCGCCTCGGTCGCCGCGGCCGCATCGATCAGCCAGTGCTCGGCCCTGACCTCCGGGTTACCGGAATAGCCGGGCCGCGGCGCCGGCTCGCGCTCATACCAGTTCGCCGGAAGCAGATTGGTGAACGCCTGCGTGCGGTACTTGTGCAGCACGTCGCCCCGCACGGTTTCGTACGCGTTCCACAGCAGTTCGCGATCCTGCGCCAGCTCGTGCTGTATCCGCTGCACCCCATTGCTCGTCGACGGCATACTCGACACCGCATTCGTGACGACGGTGCGCAGCAACCGCGCGATCGAAGCCGCCGCATCACCCTTGACCTGATCGACCGCGGGCGCAAGCTCGGTGCGCCGAGCCAGCACGGGAACCCTTGCCGCATCCAAGGTTTCACCCACCGGCGTGTGCCCCTGCCACGCTGCCCCCGAAGCTGCCGAGGCATACGCCCCTGCGGGCGGTGGCGGCGTCATCGACGTTCGCGGTGCCGCGCTGGACGGCGAGAGTGCCGCAGCGGTGGATGCGTGCCGCTCGGTCGCGCGGAGCCCGCGGCTACTGCGATCGCGGCGAGGCTGCGTGGCGGGCATAGTCGTGCCTGCGGGTGTCGTCGGTGTCGCAGACGGAGGCACGGGAGCGGCGGCCGCGGGCCCGAGGCGGCTCTGTGGCGTGTCGGCGTCGACCGTGTGCGGTCGGTCTGTCGCTTCGGTGGGTGGGGCGATGGTGGCGTCGAAGCCGAAATCTGATGCTGCGCCAGCTAATCCGGATTCGTAGCCCTGGCCGACGGCGCGGAGTTTCCACTGTCCGTTGCGGCGGTATACCTCGCAGACGATGATCGCGGTTTCCGCGGTGGCGCGGGGCATCGTGAAGGTCGCGGCGGTGGCGCCGGCGGGGCCGGTCACGGTGAGTTCGAGGGCGGGTAGGGGTGTGTCGGCGATCGCTGCCAGAACCACCATGCGCTGCACCGGGTTCGGTACTGCGAGGAGGTCGAGGTGCACGGCCGACTCGGCGAAAGAGACCGGTCCGGGATCGGGGGAGCCGGGGTAGCGGAAGTCGGTGGCGGTGGCGACGCGGTCGTCGGTACCGAGCATCGCGACATACAGTGCGGGGGTGCCGGACTCGCTGCTGAGCCGCAGATCGACGGCGGTGCCGTGCAGCGGCGTGTTCTGTCCCTTCGCCAGCTGCATCGTGACTCCTTCTGCGCGCGTCCGGATTCGCGGACACCACCTAGTTGTTCTTGCCGATTATCGGGTGGCGGCACCCGTGCTGGCTGTCCGCTGAACAGCGGACAACGCTGCCGACCAGGGCAATTCGGCACCACTCTGTCCGGCGATCGACCGACACCGGCAGCCGCGCGCTCCCCATAGCATCGAGACATAGAAGTGCGGCCGCCGAACACCCGGCTCCGTGCGCGCACCCGAGGGGAACGCATGCAAGATCTCAGCGACCCGTCGAACCCGTCTCGACCACGCGTCACCCTGGACAAAACCCCGCCCCACCCCGAATCGGCACCGTTGATGCCCGACCCGGGTGGACCGTCCCAGGTCCGTGCCGGTGTCGCGGCGCGGATGACGGGGCCGTCCGGGGCGTTTCCGGAGAGTGGGCGTATCGATGCGCCCGTGGCGGTGCCGACGGGGCCGCGGTTGACCTTCGCTCCTCGAACGGATCTGCGGCGCAGACCTTCTGGGCTTCTGGTCGGGTTGCTGGTGGCCGCGCTCATGCTTGCGGTGCCGGTGGTGTTGTGGGTGCGGGATCAGGGGCGGGGGGACAGCGCGGCAGGTTCGGTTGTGGTCGAGACTTCGGTGGTGGCAGGGGTACGGGTGGGGACGACCACGGGCAGCGTCGATCCGGAAACGGCGGGGCTGAACGGATTACAGACGCGGGCGGCGGCGGACCAGCCGGTGGTCGCCCGCGATCTCGGCGAGCGGTGGGTGCCGCAGGTGAGTTCGAAGCGGTACGGGCTGGTGGCCGAGGGCATCACCTGGCGGCACGCTGAAATCCTGCGCGAGCACGAGGAATTGCGCGCCCGCTATCCGAGGGCGCGGCTGCTGTGGTCGGGCGCGTGGTCGACCTTCAGTTATCCGGACTTCTGGATCACCGTCATCGGCATCGGCTTCCCGACTGCGGGTGGTGCGATCAGCTGGTGTGCCGGCCACGGATTCGACCGCGACCACTGCTACGCCAAGCTGATCAGCACCACCCATCCGGTAGAGGGGAGTACCGGATATCAGTGAGGCACTGCCTCAGGTCGTCCGGTAACTGCGCGCCACCAGCGCCGAGCGCAGGTACCACAGGCCGGAGGGTTGGGACGGGTCGAAGCCGGTGAGCTGGCCGATCCGTTTGAGCCGGTAGTCGACGGTGTTGGTGTGCACGTGCAGCACCCGCGCCGTCCGTTGCCGGTTGAGGTTGTTGCCGATGTGGCGCTGCAGCGTCTCCAGCAGTTCCGGGTGTTCGTCGAGCGGGTCGAGCAGTTGCCCGAGGTATTCGCGGCCGGGCCCGGGCCGGGTGAGCTGGTACTCGAGCGCGAGTTCGTCGAACCGGTACAGCCCCGCCACCGCTTCCAGGCGTTGCACCATGTCGAGCAGTTCGTGGGCCTGATCGGCGGCGTTCGGGATCTGCTCGGGCGTGGCCTCGACCATGGTGGCGGTGATGCCGACCTGCGCCGCGTGCGTCAGCTGGTTCACCAGGGTGTCATAGCCTTCGTTGTCGAAGGTGGCCGAGGGGATCAGCACGGTGCCGCCGTCGACGCTCAGCAGCGACAGCGCGCTCTCGCCACAGCGGGTCGCGAGCTCGGCCTGCACCCGGCGCAGTTTGCGGCGGGCCACCACCTGGTTGTCGATCATCGGGTTCTGTTCCTCGCGGTGCGGCGGAATCGCCACGGCGAGTACGGCGTACGAGGGCGCGATGGCGATCCCGCATTCGCGGGCCATGGTGGAGGTGCTATGCCCGCCGAGCAGCGCGGAGGTCAGCGTGTGCACCGCGGTGTGGTGCTCGCTGACCACCGAACGCAGTTCCCTGATGTAGGCGACCGAGATCGCCGAGCTGATCATGTCGAGGATTTCCAGGACCATCTTGGCGCCGTCGACCAGGCTGTCGTAGTCCTTGATCGAGGCGTCCGAGACCACCAGGTCCAGGCCCATCTTGAAGCCCTCGTGGATGGAGTGGTGGATGGTGTCGATCGGCACGCCCTCGCGTGCCCAGCCCGCCGCGGCGTCCTGGATCCGCTGCAGTTTCTCCGGGATGTCCTGGCCGTCGAGCATGCTGACCGCGAACTCCAGGCAGACCCGGGTGATGGTCGTGACATCGCCGGAGATGGCATCGGAGGGTAACGTGCCGCAGGGGATGACGTTGGCCACGAAGTGGCCGACCATTTGACGGGATAACGCGCGAACGTCCTTGAGTGGGGACGACATCGGCTTCCCGGCGAGCGTAAGGCTCTGCCGGGCCGAACTGTCGATCGACATTGACGACTCCTTCCGCCCCCGGATATAGCTGTGCGGCGCATTCACACTAATCGTTCGATGCTGGTAGCGGAACGAATCGCCGTCTTCTCTACGTCTCACAGAGACTGGTCGGTCGGTGGTTGTGACGGGTCACAAGCGGGCAATACGCCCAAGTCGAGGGCGCGCAGGCGCGCCGGATCGGCGATCACCTCGTAACCCGCGACCCGTTCGGCGCGCACCGTGACGACGAGCGCGAGCAGCAGCTGCCCGCGCGGCGCGACCACGAGGCCCACGGCGCCGTCGACCAGCGCGAGCGCCGCCACCCGGGAACGGCGTTGCAGCAGTACGGTTTCCCGCGCCACCGCCTGCGCGCCGCGCACGATCGCCGCCATGCCCGCGGGCAACGCGGCCGGGTCGGCCACGCGGACCACATCGGGGGCGAGCACGGCGAGCAGCGCGCCCAGGTCACCTTCGCGCGCGGCGGCGAGGAAGGCCTCGACCACGCGGCGCTGCTCGGCGAGTTCGGTTGCCGGCGCCCGGGTTTCCCCGCGGGTGCGCTGCCGGGCCCGGCTGGCCAGCTTCTTCGTCGTCGCGGGCGTGCGGCCCACGATCGGCGCGATCTGCTCGAACGGGACGGCGAACAGATCGTGCAGCACAAACGCCACCCGCTCGTCCGGGTGCAGCGTATCCAGCACCACCAGCAGGGCCCGGCCCACCGCATCGATCAGCAGGGCTTCCTGCTCGGGATCGGCGTCGTAGGCGGTATCGCCCAGCTCGGCGCGCAGATCCAGCGGGTCCTCGCGGCGGGTGGCGCGGGCACGCAGCATGTCCAGGCAGATCCGGGACAGCACCGTGGTGAGCCAGGCGATCAGGTTGTCGGGCTGCACGGCGTCGTCCTTGACCAGGCGCAGCCAGGTTTCCTGCACCGCGTCCTCGGCTTCGGCGACCGAGCCGAGCATGCGGTAGGCGATCGCGCCGAGCCGGGCGCGGTGCGACTCGAAGCGCCGGGCCAGCACGTCCTGGTTAGGCATCGGTCACCTTTCCGTTCCGGCACTCGTCACATGCTCGAGGGATCCACGATCGCAGACCGATCCCGCACCGAAAACAGGAGGGTCCGACCATGTCCATTGCCTATGTCCTCGTCACCCTGGCCGCCGCGGCGGCCATGCTGATCGCCGGCGGGATCGACGTGTTCCGCGCGGAGTGGGTGCGCGCCAACATGAAGAGTTACGGCTTGCAGGAGTGGACGCTCTATCCATTGGCGGCGATCAAGGCGGCCGGTGCGCTGGGGCTGCTGGCCGGGTTCGTGTTCCGGCCGCTGGGCTTGGCCGCGGGGATCTGCCTGGTGCTCTACTTCCTCGGCGCGCTCGCGACCGTGCTGCGCGCCCGCGCATACGCCGATGTCGGCTACCCGCTGCCGTATCTCGCGCTGGCCGCGGGTTCGGTCGCGCTCTACGCGCTGAGCTGACCCGCCGCTCAGCCGTTGCGGATGAACCGCGCCGCTTGCTCGCCGATGAAGACGGCGGGCGCGTGCGTGTGCCCGCGGATCAGCATCGGCATCACCGAGGCGTCCGCCACGCGAAGTCCTTGCACGCCACGCACTTCCAGGCGTGGCGTGACGACGCTGGCGGCGTCGGTGCCCATCCGGCAGGTGCCGACCGGGTGATACAGGGTGTGCGAGTAGCCGTTCAGCGTCAGTTCGAGGGTGGCCTCGAGGTCGCTGGGCGCCTGGGGCGGATAGATCAGCGGGCCGAGTACCGCCCGCATTGCCGGGGTTTCGGCGATATCGGCACAGATGCGCAGCCCCGCCATGATCGCGGCCCGGTCGGCGCCCGCGCTGTCGGAGAGATAGCG
This genomic stretch from Nocardia brasiliensis ATCC 700358 harbors:
- a CDS encoding FtsK/SpoIIIE domain-containing protein produces the protein MQLAKGQNTPLHGTAVDLRLSSESGTPALYVAMLGTDDRVATATDFRYPGSPDPGPVSFAESAVHLDLLAVPNPVQRMVVLAAIADTPLPALELTVTGPAGATAATFTMPRATAETAIIVCEVYRRNGQWKLRAVGQGYESGLAGAASDFGFDATIAPPTEATDRPHTVDADTPQSRLGPAAAAPVPPSATPTTPAGTTMPATQPRRDRSSRGLRATERHASTAAALSPSSAAPRTSMTPPPPAGAYASAASGAAWQGHTPVGETLDAARVPVLARRTELAPAVDQVKGDAAASIARLLRTVVTNAVSSMPSTSNGVQRIQHELAQDRELLWNAYETVRGDVLHKYRTQAFTNLLPANWYEREPAPRPGYSGNPEVRAEHWLIDAAAATEAVRGAGIRVTSNGRAQQRRELIDTAATVLGRYDAAVRDAELTAQHKTAKLFTDVFAQFRRQMSVAITRMTDQYVAVELGAITPCPGEATPVWQAVADATTIAPSPPTRMVFPLGLIRLTQARIHTELTVPAPPGGKHEHTFTLPLEESTPPIPVLLDLDDTGGIVTDSTAVVENLTLDMLATLPAGRLKIDVVDPMKVGASMNFLYGVGEAGEKIYGQKVWGSHNVNELLTELENHVAFVTQKYLQGTHETLTAYNRAAGEVAEPYRLLLLFDHPHAFTRDGRMYDDESLKRLERLATVGRRAGVLIAATTDSATTSLDSLATAFTGRQDTGLVARLQLPTGVRPAQYVTRGELDWRLRPYPLPSDQVRAEVLAHIERSLATSGDTQVAPKRVHELAVQAMERAVARGTQAPELIADPHDPATWWQSSVDDRVVARFGRMGATDVAELRLDSGALSSALIGGRTGSGKSVLLHSIILGIALQYSPAEVEFYLIDFKEGVEFKPYATPGLPHAKVVAIETNRDFGISVLESLDSEIARRAALFKNAGQGQMEIGRYRQSTGEPMPRIVLIIDEFHMLLEQDDATATRGAGLLDRIIRQGRAFGVHTLLASQSVSGGGQKIRTALNQIPNRLVLASSTQDSEQLLAEGNADAQLLSKPGEGIINDHAGQAEANNRFQCAYWPTELRATLITQLRDRADAHGFTGRPAVFEGDIAVAPQDYPLEIFTRSDPRSALVLPMGAPMSLDPPLALRLGREPGNNLLVVDPNALSSLALQIAVLRAADIRVEYVDFAAIEQHSEALFARLCTAGAVACHRRKLGDVLDSLLGELAERTELDEYHGPARVLFLVGLHRARELNPDAFDEDSESAKLARLLRHGPEVGLHVVGWADRYASLQRRLDPDGLRQFGFKVLGPASEDDSRVLIDSEVAANLTANQFAVDDYDNARTDIVRRFADPGPEWLDLLLRTERGHDG
- a CDS encoding PucR family transcriptional regulator, producing MSIDSSARQSLTLAGKPMSSPLKDVRALSRQMVGHFVANVIPCGTLPSDAISGDVTTITRVCLEFAVSMLDGQDIPEKLQRIQDAAAGWAREGVPIDTIHHSIHEGFKMGLDLVVSDASIKDYDSLVDGAKMVLEILDMISSAISVAYIRELRSVVSEHHTAVHTLTSALLGGHSTSTMARECGIAIAPSYAVLAVAIPPHREEQNPMIDNQVVARRKLRRVQAELATRCGESALSLLSVDGGTVLIPSATFDNEGYDTLVNQLTHAAQVGITATMVEATPEQIPNAADQAHELLDMVQRLEAVAGLYRFDELALEYQLTRPGPGREYLGQLLDPLDEHPELLETLQRHIGNNLNRQRTARVLHVHTNTVDYRLKRIGQLTGFDPSQPSGLWYLRSALVARSYRTT
- a CDS encoding sigma-70 family RNA polymerase sigma factor, whose product is MPNQDVLARRFESHRARLGAIAYRMLGSVAEAEDAVQETWLRLVKDDAVQPDNLIAWLTTVLSRICLDMLRARATRREDPLDLRAELGDTAYDADPEQEALLIDAVGRALLVVLDTLHPDERVAFVLHDLFAVPFEQIAPIVGRTPATTKKLASRARQRTRGETRAPATELAEQRRVVEAFLAAAREGDLGALLAVLAPDVVRVADPAALPAGMAAIVRGAQAVARETVLLQRRSRVAALALVDGAVGLVVAPRGQLLLALVVTVRAERVAGYEVIADPARLRALDLGVLPACDPSQPPTDQSL
- a CDS encoding DoxX family protein, producing the protein MSIAYVLVTLAAAAAMLIAGGIDVFRAEWVRANMKSYGLQEWTLYPLAAIKAAGALGLLAGFVFRPLGLAAGICLVLYFLGALATVLRARAYADVGYPLPYLALAAGSVALYALS